One Pyrus communis chromosome 13, drPyrComm1.1, whole genome shotgun sequence genomic window carries:
- the LOC137713091 gene encoding phosphatidylinositol N-acetylglucosaminyltransferase subunit GPI1-like isoform X1, with amino-acid sequence MMMGRRCRVWWPKQLSLRKPSSSSSNFLLGWFVSSSPSSLDVVVAFACNELALSGIQSTLQGILRDTNGRMPVLLQDKSMMCVLGQIFEDEIEEDQSLSSCGCHKLSGSVGQRRENFEGNGYWIRMLCDPQEHIGKDLTWIPKLHHVHWNGKFVSRCDVHLILYETPTYGAHHFSLHPWNSFEQVSAPMRKPKWVDELHQKQPLLDLDTVILAINSSATAEIVFEKCIGPKTSFVCFSTVYMFLGFAWQLFAMSVASISTLFYVVLQFLYSLLNYASDSWINLILVKVFSSSRINIRIRGSQILYWPIFLQYNGMRSLSSVEYAEKAALHKHSMWSSLAVDVLLGNLFGLVLLYHAESACIWILKFSSDITNELLRSGCVWLMGVPAGFKLNNELAEVLGMISLTAIQIWSTIWIFLVSHFLYFIRGLAISGIIFGVTIPAALIIDLIALATLHVSTLHWLISLLYSTQIQALAALWRLFRGRKWNPLRQRLDSYDYTVKQHIVGSLLFTPLLLLLPTTSVFYIFFTIMNTTISLMCILIEVTISFIHATPYIKIFLWLVRPRRFPSGIWFEIVSVWSGGIDSHRDINSPSEKLQPGKGLTGEKSSMVVSFLHSNFLTVGQIVMPHYKKVLSGKPRTLVATAAYGVLTGRRIPSSIGTDLPKFPWMLISYKEYWRLCRDAVLVCYRA; translated from the exons ATGATGATGGGAAGGAGATGTAGGGTTTGGTGGCCAAAGCAACTCTCATTGAGGAAACCGTCGTCATCATCCTCCAatttcttgcttggttggtTCGTTTCTTCCTCTCCGTCTTCTCTCGACGTCGTCGTCGCTTTCGCCTGCAATGAGCTTGCGCTTTCTGGTATCCAATCAACCCTCCAG GGAATTCTTCGCGACACGAATGGAAGGATGCCTGTGTTGCTTCAGGATAAGTCTATGATGTGTGTATTGGGTCAAATTTTTGAGGACGAAATAGAAGAAGATCAATCTCTTTCTTCTTGTGGGTGCCACAAGCTCAGTGGATCGGTAGGACAACGTAGGGAAAATTTCGAGGGAAATGGTTATTGGATTCGGATGTTATGTGATCCTCAAGAACATATTGGAAAGGACCTTACTTGGATTCCTAAACTGCATCACGTTCACTGGAATGGGAAGTTCGTGTCTCGATGTGATGTCCAC CTAATATTATATGAGACTCCTACCTATGGTGCCCACCATTTCTCATTACATCCTTGGAATTCATTTGAGCAAGTGAGTGCGCCTATGAGAAAACCCAAATGGGTTGATGAACTTCACCAAAAGCAACCACTCCTTGATTTG GATACAGTCATTCTGGCAATTAATAGCTCCGCTACCGCtgaaattgtttttgaaaaatgcATAGGTCCCAAGACGTCTTTTGTGTGCTTTTCTACTGTTTACAT GTTTCTGGGCTTCGCATGGCAACTATTCGCCATGTCTGTGGCTTCAATATCCACTTTGTTCTATGTCGTTCTTCAGTTTCTCTATAGCCTTCTGAATTATGCATCAGACTCATGGATAAACCTTATATTAGTAAAGGTATTCAGCAGCTCAAGGATAAATATCAGAATCCGTGGTTCTCAGATCTTGTATTGGCCAATCTTTCTTCAATATAATGGAATGAG GTCACTATCAAGTGTGGAATACGCGGAGAAAGCTGCATTGCATAAGCATTCCATGTGGTCAAGTTTAGCTGTTGATGTACTTCTGGGAAACTTGTTTGGTTTGGTACTGTTGTATCATGCAGAATCTGCTTGCATATGGATATTAAAATTTTCCAGTGACATTACAAATGAGTTATTGCGCTCAGGCTGTGTGTGGTTGATGGGGGTACCTGCAGGTTTTAAGTTAAACAATGAATTGGCAGAAGTTCTTGGGATGATTTCTTTAACTGCTATCCAGATTTGGTCTACCATTTGGATCTTTTTGGTGTCCcactttctttatttcattagaGGACTTGCCATATCAGGAATCATTTTTGGGGTCACTATACCTGCTGCTTTGATAATCGACTTGATTGCACTAGCAACGTTGCATGTGTCTACTCTTCATTGGTTGATATCGCTTTTATATTCAACTCAGATACAGGCATTAGCAGCTCTGTGGCGCCTTTTCAG GGGCCGAAAGTGGAATCCTCTTCGTCAGAGATTAGATAGCTATGACTACACTGTCAAGCAACACATCGTTGGATCTCTTCTGTTCACACCACTCCTACTTCTATTACCGACAACTTCTGTTTTTTACATCTTTTTTACCATTATGAACACAACTATCAGCCTTATGTGTATACTGATTGAAGTCACTATATCTTTCATTCATGCCACACCATATATCAAAATTTTCCTTTGGTTGGTGAGGCCGAGAAGATTTCCATCTGGGATATGGTTTGAAATTGTATCTGTTTGGAGTGGTGGAATTGATTCTCATAGGGATATTAATTCACCGTCAGAGAAACTGCAGCCCGGAAAGGGCCTCACTGGAGAAAAATCATCTATGGTGGTTTCATTTCTTCATAGTAACTTCTTGACTGTAG GACAAATAGTCATGCCTCACTACAAGAAGGTTCTTTCTGGGAAACCTCGGACATTGGTTGCCACTGCAGCTTATGGAGTACTCACTGGCAGACG GATTCCATCTTCAATTGGAACTGATCTTCCAAAATTTCCGTGGATGCTGATCTCCTACAAAGAGTATTGGCGTCTCTGCCGCGATGCAGTTCTTGTATGCTATAGAGCGTGA
- the LOC137713091 gene encoding uncharacterized protein isoform X3, whose translation MMMGRRCRVWWPKQLSLRKPSSSSSNFLLGWFVSSSPSSLDVVVAFACNELALSGIQSTLQGILRDTNGRMPVLLQDKSMMCVLGQIFEDEIEEDQSLSSCGCHKLSGSVGQRRENFEGNGYWIRMLCDPQEHIGKDLTWIPKLHHVHWNGKFVSRCDVHLILYETPTYGAHHFSLHPWNSFEQVSAPMRKPKWVDELHQKQPLLDLDTVILAINSSATAEIVFEKCIGPKTSFVCFSTVYMFLGFAWQLFAMSVASISTLFYVVLQFLYSLLNYASDSWINLILVKVFSSSRINIRIRGSQILYWPIFLQYNGMRSLSSVEYAEKAALHKHSMWSSLAVDVLLGNLFGLVLLYHAESACIWILKFSSDITNELLRSGCVWLMGVPAGFKLNNELAEVLGMISLTAIQIWSTIWIFLVSHFLYFIRGLAISGIIFGVTIPAALIIDLIALATLHVSTLHWLISLLYSTQIQALAALWRLFRYYFVMSCSSFFSF comes from the exons ATGATGATGGGAAGGAGATGTAGGGTTTGGTGGCCAAAGCAACTCTCATTGAGGAAACCGTCGTCATCATCCTCCAatttcttgcttggttggtTCGTTTCTTCCTCTCCGTCTTCTCTCGACGTCGTCGTCGCTTTCGCCTGCAATGAGCTTGCGCTTTCTGGTATCCAATCAACCCTCCAG GGAATTCTTCGCGACACGAATGGAAGGATGCCTGTGTTGCTTCAGGATAAGTCTATGATGTGTGTATTGGGTCAAATTTTTGAGGACGAAATAGAAGAAGATCAATCTCTTTCTTCTTGTGGGTGCCACAAGCTCAGTGGATCGGTAGGACAACGTAGGGAAAATTTCGAGGGAAATGGTTATTGGATTCGGATGTTATGTGATCCTCAAGAACATATTGGAAAGGACCTTACTTGGATTCCTAAACTGCATCACGTTCACTGGAATGGGAAGTTCGTGTCTCGATGTGATGTCCAC CTAATATTATATGAGACTCCTACCTATGGTGCCCACCATTTCTCATTACATCCTTGGAATTCATTTGAGCAAGTGAGTGCGCCTATGAGAAAACCCAAATGGGTTGATGAACTTCACCAAAAGCAACCACTCCTTGATTTG GATACAGTCATTCTGGCAATTAATAGCTCCGCTACCGCtgaaattgtttttgaaaaatgcATAGGTCCCAAGACGTCTTTTGTGTGCTTTTCTACTGTTTACAT GTTTCTGGGCTTCGCATGGCAACTATTCGCCATGTCTGTGGCTTCAATATCCACTTTGTTCTATGTCGTTCTTCAGTTTCTCTATAGCCTTCTGAATTATGCATCAGACTCATGGATAAACCTTATATTAGTAAAGGTATTCAGCAGCTCAAGGATAAATATCAGAATCCGTGGTTCTCAGATCTTGTATTGGCCAATCTTTCTTCAATATAATGGAATGAG GTCACTATCAAGTGTGGAATACGCGGAGAAAGCTGCATTGCATAAGCATTCCATGTGGTCAAGTTTAGCTGTTGATGTACTTCTGGGAAACTTGTTTGGTTTGGTACTGTTGTATCATGCAGAATCTGCTTGCATATGGATATTAAAATTTTCCAGTGACATTACAAATGAGTTATTGCGCTCAGGCTGTGTGTGGTTGATGGGGGTACCTGCAGGTTTTAAGTTAAACAATGAATTGGCAGAAGTTCTTGGGATGATTTCTTTAACTGCTATCCAGATTTGGTCTACCATTTGGATCTTTTTGGTGTCCcactttctttatttcattagaGGACTTGCCATATCAGGAATCATTTTTGGGGTCACTATACCTGCTGCTTTGATAATCGACTTGATTGCACTAGCAACGTTGCATGTGTCTACTCTTCATTGGTTGATATCGCTTTTATATTCAACTCAGATACAGGCATTAGCAGCTCTGTGGCGCCTTTTCAGGTATTATTTTGTGATgtcttgttcttcctttttcagtttttaa
- the LOC137713091 gene encoding N-acetylglucosaminyl-phosphatidylinositol biosynthetic protein gpi1-like isoform X2, producing the protein MVIGFGCYVILKNILERTLLGFLNCITFTGMGSSCLDVMSTYLILYETPTYGAHHFSLHPWNSFEQVSAPMRKPKWVDELHQKQPLLDLDTVILAINSSATAEIVFEKCIGPKTSFVCFSTVYMFLGFAWQLFAMSVASISTLFYVVLQFLYSLLNYASDSWINLILVKVFSSSRINIRIRGSQILYWPIFLQYNGMRSLSSVEYAEKAALHKHSMWSSLAVDVLLGNLFGLVLLYHAESACIWILKFSSDITNELLRSGCVWLMGVPAGFKLNNELAEVLGMISLTAIQIWSTIWIFLVSHFLYFIRGLAISGIIFGVTIPAALIIDLIALATLHVSTLHWLISLLYSTQIQALAALWRLFRGRKWNPLRQRLDSYDYTVKQHIVGSLLFTPLLLLLPTTSVFYIFFTIMNTTISLMCILIEVTISFIHATPYIKIFLWLVRPRRFPSGIWFEIVSVWSGGIDSHRDINSPSEKLQPGKGLTGEKSSMVVSFLHSNFLTVGQIVMPHYKKVLSGKPRTLVATAAYGVLTGRRIPSSIGTDLPKFPWMLISYKEYWRLCRDAVLVCYRA; encoded by the exons ATGGTTATTGGATTCGGATGTTATGTGATCCTCAAGAACATATTGGAAAGGACCTTACTTGGATTCCTAAACTGCATCACGTTCACTGGAATGGGAAGTTCGTGTCTCGATGTGATGTCCACGTAT CTAATATTATATGAGACTCCTACCTATGGTGCCCACCATTTCTCATTACATCCTTGGAATTCATTTGAGCAAGTGAGTGCGCCTATGAGAAAACCCAAATGGGTTGATGAACTTCACCAAAAGCAACCACTCCTTGATTTG GATACAGTCATTCTGGCAATTAATAGCTCCGCTACCGCtgaaattgtttttgaaaaatgcATAGGTCCCAAGACGTCTTTTGTGTGCTTTTCTACTGTTTACAT GTTTCTGGGCTTCGCATGGCAACTATTCGCCATGTCTGTGGCTTCAATATCCACTTTGTTCTATGTCGTTCTTCAGTTTCTCTATAGCCTTCTGAATTATGCATCAGACTCATGGATAAACCTTATATTAGTAAAGGTATTCAGCAGCTCAAGGATAAATATCAGAATCCGTGGTTCTCAGATCTTGTATTGGCCAATCTTTCTTCAATATAATGGAATGAG GTCACTATCAAGTGTGGAATACGCGGAGAAAGCTGCATTGCATAAGCATTCCATGTGGTCAAGTTTAGCTGTTGATGTACTTCTGGGAAACTTGTTTGGTTTGGTACTGTTGTATCATGCAGAATCTGCTTGCATATGGATATTAAAATTTTCCAGTGACATTACAAATGAGTTATTGCGCTCAGGCTGTGTGTGGTTGATGGGGGTACCTGCAGGTTTTAAGTTAAACAATGAATTGGCAGAAGTTCTTGGGATGATTTCTTTAACTGCTATCCAGATTTGGTCTACCATTTGGATCTTTTTGGTGTCCcactttctttatttcattagaGGACTTGCCATATCAGGAATCATTTTTGGGGTCACTATACCTGCTGCTTTGATAATCGACTTGATTGCACTAGCAACGTTGCATGTGTCTACTCTTCATTGGTTGATATCGCTTTTATATTCAACTCAGATACAGGCATTAGCAGCTCTGTGGCGCCTTTTCAG GGGCCGAAAGTGGAATCCTCTTCGTCAGAGATTAGATAGCTATGACTACACTGTCAAGCAACACATCGTTGGATCTCTTCTGTTCACACCACTCCTACTTCTATTACCGACAACTTCTGTTTTTTACATCTTTTTTACCATTATGAACACAACTATCAGCCTTATGTGTATACTGATTGAAGTCACTATATCTTTCATTCATGCCACACCATATATCAAAATTTTCCTTTGGTTGGTGAGGCCGAGAAGATTTCCATCTGGGATATGGTTTGAAATTGTATCTGTTTGGAGTGGTGGAATTGATTCTCATAGGGATATTAATTCACCGTCAGAGAAACTGCAGCCCGGAAAGGGCCTCACTGGAGAAAAATCATCTATGGTGGTTTCATTTCTTCATAGTAACTTCTTGACTGTAG GACAAATAGTCATGCCTCACTACAAGAAGGTTCTTTCTGGGAAACCTCGGACATTGGTTGCCACTGCAGCTTATGGAGTACTCACTGGCAGACG GATTCCATCTTCAATTGGAACTGATCTTCCAAAATTTCCGTGGATGCTGATCTCCTACAAAGAGTATTGGCGTCTCTGCCGCGATGCAGTTCTTGTATGCTATAGAGCGTGA